In one Paracoccus everestensis genomic region, the following are encoded:
- a CDS encoding McrC family protein → MAAAQRSTFAGRGESGVLEDQRHALRARGVVGVISAEDCSLEILPKIDVEAVEGSAEERGEIRKRLVHMLAIALDLKIETGRLTDLAWQQETLLEILIRIFCDKLTEAVRRGMLRRYLAQEDDLRALRGTLDLPRQFTRHVANPSRLACRFDELSEDIALNRIMKATVTHLSRMSRSAANLQRLRELAFVYADISTVPVFALGWSEVVIDRTNRTWQDLLGMAQLFLRNRYQTTSTGSGQGTALLFEMNMLFEEYVGRQVKQALAGTGLDVRLQGGRLYCLTAQEDGRGVFQTKPDILIFRGADVVHVIDTKWKMISPRVDDPKQGVSQADIYQMMAYAHLYKAPRLTLLYPHHHGLGASEGIQGKFQITGQNKVLETASIDVAGRNDPLVRVRNMIISVKIEEDSTSL, encoded by the coding sequence GTGGCTGCTGCGCAGAGGTCAACCTTTGCAGGCCGAGGTGAGAGTGGTGTACTGGAGGATCAGCGGCATGCCTTGCGCGCGCGTGGGGTAGTGGGCGTCATTTCCGCTGAGGATTGCAGCCTGGAGATCCTCCCGAAGATCGATGTTGAAGCAGTTGAAGGATCGGCCGAGGAGCGCGGTGAAATTCGTAAGCGCCTTGTGCACATGCTTGCCATAGCACTTGATCTGAAGATCGAGACAGGGCGGCTGACGGATCTGGCTTGGCAGCAGGAAACGCTTCTCGAGATCCTGATCCGGATCTTCTGCGACAAGCTCACTGAAGCGGTTCGGCGTGGCATGCTGCGACGATACCTCGCGCAAGAGGACGACCTTCGCGCCCTGCGCGGCACGCTAGACCTCCCGCGCCAATTCACCCGCCATGTGGCAAATCCAAGCCGTCTCGCCTGTCGCTTCGACGAGTTGTCAGAGGACATCGCGCTGAACCGCATCATGAAGGCAACCGTTACACATCTATCCAGAATGTCGCGCAGTGCCGCAAACCTCCAAAGACTGCGCGAGCTTGCCTTTGTCTATGCTGACATATCGACGGTGCCGGTATTTGCTCTGGGCTGGAGCGAGGTGGTCATAGACCGAACCAACCGGACCTGGCAGGACTTGTTGGGAATGGCGCAGCTGTTTCTCCGCAATCGCTATCAAACGACCAGCACGGGTTCAGGGCAAGGAACAGCACTCCTGTTCGAGATGAACATGCTGTTCGAGGAGTATGTCGGCCGACAGGTTAAGCAGGCCCTTGCCGGCACCGGGCTTGATGTGAGGCTGCAAGGTGGAAGGCTTTACTGTCTGACTGCGCAGGAAGACGGGCGAGGGGTGTTTCAGACGAAACCCGATATCCTGATCTTCCGCGGCGCTGATGTCGTCCATGTCATTGATACGAAGTGGAAGATGATTTCGCCTCGAGTTGACGATCCGAAACAAGGTGTTTCACAGGCAGATATCTATCAGATGATGGCCTACGCTCATCTTTATAAAGCACCGCGGCTGACGCTTCTTTACCCCCATCATCATGGGCTTGGTGCTTCAGAGGGGATCCAAGGCAAGTTTCAGATTACAGGACAAAACAAAGTTCTTGAGACAGCAAGCATCGATGTGGCTGGGAGAAACGATCCCTTGGTACGGGTGAGAAACATGATAATTTCGGTAAAAATCGAGGAAGACAGTACCTCCTTATAA
- a CDS encoding UvrD-helicase domain-containing protein encodes MVKQFQQEKSVKQSVALLRHKDFDASLHKLFKLGGQNRKRYEKATGIIEAIDYSGLDDLKRFRVTNHGESRIKSCVKFDLGDGFRLITQQANKFVVLLFVGNHASCEDWLNRNRGLEVAFDKEAGTLRTIYKSTPEQGVVLSPSPRPSEGPIIEKLPLPRLDELLENVTPRTVLKLSQLDGAVTANEINVICQEISATCRRHLVQDVLCHLAADDVENAELRLDEFLGRTKTIENSEMSEVLAVKNGDTIRRLVVGSKEYDEWLKRFSLEGSHLEWMLFMHPEQERIVNEDFQGASQLSGVSGSGKTCIAVRRALRLAGFSEDEKVLLVTLNRSLAGLISKLVDAAADAEELRARVKVTSFFELCQELLCEFEPDRLHYYDAVSWKLNEHIDEVFREYYRCWTNSRTAEVLTPIHRSLCAQGINSEAYLREEFDWIRSALPPDARMDYSFAKKTQRLGRTHPIQEEWRRAILKGLESWEQKMEHVGVIDYLGLTTALLRYKDKLSDRFTKVVIDEAQDFGTMELSILRQLVPTGPNDIFLCGDIAQHILPKHRVLPEAGIDIGGRRRRIQRNYRNTRQILEAAYHVLYQNLHDEMLDRPEKDLEILDPK; translated from the coding sequence ATGGTTAAACAATTTCAGCAAGAAAAATCAGTAAAGCAGAGCGTTGCACTTCTTCGTCACAAGGATTTTGACGCATCTCTCCACAAATTATTTAAACTTGGAGGGCAAAATAGGAAGCGGTATGAGAAAGCCACCGGCATTATTGAGGCAATTGATTACAGCGGACTGGATGATCTGAAGAGATTTCGTGTTACCAACCATGGTGAGAGCAGAATCAAGTCATGTGTGAAATTCGACCTTGGCGATGGTTTTCGGCTGATTACTCAACAGGCCAACAAGTTCGTAGTGCTGCTGTTTGTCGGAAACCATGCCTCCTGTGAGGACTGGCTGAACAGAAACAGGGGGCTTGAGGTGGCCTTCGATAAGGAGGCTGGGACCCTTCGGACGATTTACAAATCTACTCCTGAACAAGGCGTCGTCTTGTCTCCCTCGCCTCGACCCTCTGAAGGACCGATCATTGAAAAATTGCCCTTACCTCGGCTCGATGAGCTCCTGGAAAATGTAACGCCAAGAACCGTCCTGAAATTGAGTCAGCTCGATGGAGCCGTGACGGCAAACGAAATCAACGTGATCTGTCAGGAAATCTCGGCGACCTGCAGGCGGCACCTCGTTCAGGACGTTCTCTGCCATTTGGCCGCGGATGATGTCGAGAACGCCGAACTTCGGCTTGATGAATTCTTGGGTCGAACCAAAACGATTGAGAATAGCGAGATGTCGGAGGTGCTCGCAGTCAAGAACGGCGACACGATCAGGCGTCTTGTTGTTGGCTCTAAAGAATATGACGAGTGGCTGAAACGCTTCTCCCTCGAGGGCTCCCATCTTGAGTGGATGCTGTTCATGCATCCTGAACAGGAAAGAATTGTTAACGAGGACTTCCAAGGCGCTTCACAGCTCTCCGGTGTTTCAGGTTCTGGCAAAACATGCATTGCGGTACGTCGTGCACTCCGGCTCGCTGGCTTCAGCGAAGATGAAAAGGTTCTCCTAGTGACGTTAAACCGGAGTCTCGCGGGCCTAATTTCAAAACTGGTAGACGCAGCGGCGGATGCTGAGGAATTGCGGGCGCGTGTGAAGGTGACATCGTTTTTCGAGTTGTGCCAGGAGCTGCTTTGTGAGTTTGAACCCGACAGATTGCATTATTACGATGCCGTCTCTTGGAAGCTGAATGAACACATCGATGAGGTGTTCAGGGAGTACTACCGTTGCTGGACAAACTCCCGAACGGCCGAGGTGCTCACGCCGATACATCGGAGCCTTTGCGCACAAGGCATCAATTCGGAAGCGTATCTTCGCGAGGAGTTTGACTGGATTCGCAGCGCGCTGCCTCCAGATGCGAGAATGGACTATTCCTTCGCCAAAAAGACGCAGCGGCTGGGCCGCACGCATCCGATACAAGAGGAGTGGCGCAGAGCTATCCTGAAGGGTTTGGAAAGCTGGGAGCAGAAGATGGAGCACGTTGGGGTCATTGACTACCTGGGGCTGACCACCGCGTTGTTGCGTTATAAGGACAAGCTCTCAGATCGCTTCACGAAGGTTGTTATCGACGAGGCGCAGGACTTTGGGACAATGGAGCTCTCGATCTTGAGGCAATTGGTCCCGACCGGCCCCAATGATATCTTCCTGTGTGGGGATATCGCTCAGCACATCCTGCCCAAGCATCGTGTCCTTCCGGAAGCTGGAATCGACATCGGAGGCCGGAGACGTAGAATTCAGCGCAACTATCGTAACACGAGACAGATTCTGGAGGCGGCATATCATGTGCTGTATCAGAACCTGCACGATGAAATGTTAGATCGTCCTGAGAAGGATCTTGAAATTCTAGATCCAAAGTGA
- the istB gene encoding IS21-like element helper ATPase IstB, translated as MNDVPEILLAHHLKALKLPTFLREHQKLARQCAAEGMDHVRYLARLVELELIDRERRMVERRIKAAKFPTVKSLDSFDFSAIPKLNKMQVLELARCEWIDHRENVIALGPSGTGKTHIALGLGLAACQKGLSVGFTTAASLVSEMMEARDERRLLRVQKQMAGYKLLIIDELGFVPLSKTGAELLFELISQRYERGSTLITSNLPFDEWTETFGSERLTGALLDRLTHHVSILEMNGESYRLANSTARKRQQKS; from the coding sequence ATGAACGATGTCCCGGAAATCCTGCTCGCCCATCACCTCAAGGCGCTGAAGCTGCCGACGTTTCTGCGGGAACATCAGAAGCTGGCCCGGCAATGCGCGGCCGAAGGCATGGACCATGTCCGATACCTCGCCCGGCTTGTTGAGCTGGAGTTGATCGACCGGGAGCGGAGGATGGTCGAACGCCGCATCAAGGCCGCCAAATTCCCCACTGTCAAAAGCCTCGACAGCTTCGACTTCAGCGCCATACCGAAGCTCAACAAGATGCAGGTGCTGGAACTGGCGCGGTGTGAATGGATCGACCATCGCGAGAACGTCATTGCCCTCGGCCCAAGTGGCACGGGCAAGACGCACATTGCCCTTGGCCTCGGACTGGCAGCTTGCCAAAAGGGGCTCTCTGTTGGCTTCACCACCGCCGCGAGCCTGGTCAGTGAGATGATGGAGGCCCGCGACGAGCGCCGCCTGCTTCGCGTTCAGAAGCAAATGGCCGGTTACAAGCTGCTCATCATCGACGAGCTGGGCTTCGTGCCGCTGTCCAAGACCGGTGCCGAATTGCTGTTCGAACTGATCTCGCAACGCTACGAGCGCGGCTCGACCCTGATCACCAGCAATCTGCCCTTTGATGAATGGACCGAGACCTTCGGCTCCGAGCGCCTCACCGGCGCACTGCTCGACCGGCTGACACACCACGTCAGCATCCTCGAGATGAACGGCGAGAGCTATCGCCTCGCCAACAGCACTGCCCGAAAGCGGCAACAAAAGTCCTGA
- a CDS encoding AAA family ATPase, producing MDHVFSSISTAAGVVIDGNSHGDHWKEDGSLTAVATGLASLQALLSLLTRKEIDAAMGDCEALGLSTFLARGGFVRPQVWVKSLTGSQSYPAKATVAAALGYLPDGRALSAKEFFNGFGETQAFARLEELGYEVFRKGLGSGSGDLSRGYVEAAMDAFDRYRARGEQKDFFEDFGSPAKYWVRSTRVRKRRVYPTKPIFGFATETKAHDVHGGWNKPTGPVTLLHNAGFIIVDEDDRPFAPPKLDYMIGDADRIRLCAANYFIEPARELGATTVSIRASELAAAMGLQDAFPNICQVLEGRKLQQLAQVPPPIHTLPNPSSSTIFTYKLQGQAETAIVTDPMEISLPSATNLIIYGPPGTGKTYATAWEAVRLCLGETSAEPLRDDRNALMTEYRRLAGEGRIEFVTFHQSMSYEEFVEGLRPDTGEDNDLAITESGTGFRLKPYDGVFKRISERARLDAGQENTPGRLDRSARVFKVALGRRHTQEDRVRFGLETGLIHVGWGGDIDWSDERYDELSEILAEWRARKEPEANGHNGNVVITWSFRSDMQVGDYVVVSDGRDRIRAFGRVTGEYFYEADASFHPHRRGVEWIWHDKAGIERSRIYPNPFRQHSVYKLDQSLVDWDELETLVPEIKAPSVGQGARDHVLIIDEVNRANISKVFGELITLLEPDKRLGVTNEIRLTLPYSKKSFGVPANLHIIGTMNTADRSIALLDTALRRRFTFRELMPDPTVLAANVEGINLQKLLRTINERIEYLFDREHQIGHAYFTGCATRDDVEAVMRHKVIPLLAEYFYEDWSKVAAVLGDTKQDKPRFLVREDMTAPEGMESDSFAGPRQRWRVKAERDSSGHGGFDFAEFEA from the coding sequence GTGGATCATGTCTTCAGCAGTATCAGCACAGCAGCGGGAGTTGTCATCGACGGTAACAGCCATGGCGACCACTGGAAGGAAGACGGTTCTTTGACAGCGGTCGCCACAGGTCTCGCCTCACTCCAAGCATTGCTCAGCCTCCTGACCCGCAAAGAGATAGACGCTGCGATGGGCGACTGCGAAGCCCTTGGGCTCAGTACGTTCTTGGCACGTGGAGGCTTCGTTCGTCCGCAGGTTTGGGTTAAGAGCTTGACGGGCAGCCAGTCCTATCCAGCCAAAGCAACTGTGGCTGCGGCGCTGGGTTATCTGCCGGACGGGCGTGCATTGTCTGCCAAGGAATTCTTCAACGGCTTTGGCGAGACGCAAGCCTTTGCCAGACTGGAGGAGCTGGGATACGAGGTTTTCCGCAAGGGCTTGGGCTCCGGCTCTGGCGACCTGTCCCGTGGGTATGTCGAAGCCGCAATGGACGCCTTCGACAGGTATCGCGCCCGAGGAGAACAAAAGGATTTCTTCGAGGATTTTGGCAGCCCGGCAAAGTACTGGGTGAGGTCAACGCGGGTACGCAAGAGACGAGTCTATCCGACCAAGCCTATATTCGGCTTTGCCACGGAAACAAAGGCGCATGATGTGCATGGTGGATGGAACAAGCCGACCGGACCAGTCACCCTGCTTCACAACGCTGGTTTCATCATTGTGGATGAGGACGACAGACCATTCGCACCTCCCAAACTTGATTACATGATTGGTGACGCTGACCGTATACGTCTGTGCGCAGCAAACTACTTCATTGAACCCGCACGTGAACTGGGTGCCACTACAGTTTCTATCCGGGCGAGCGAACTTGCCGCGGCAATGGGTCTTCAAGATGCATTTCCTAATATCTGCCAAGTGCTCGAGGGCAGAAAACTTCAGCAGTTAGCCCAAGTGCCGCCGCCTATCCACACGCTGCCTAACCCCAGTAGCTCAACCATCTTCACCTACAAGCTCCAAGGGCAAGCGGAGACCGCGATCGTGACAGACCCAATGGAAATCTCATTGCCTTCAGCAACAAACCTGATCATTTACGGCCCCCCTGGCACCGGCAAGACCTACGCCACGGCTTGGGAGGCGGTGCGCCTTTGCTTGGGCGAGACCTCGGCCGAACCGTTGCGCGATGACCGCAATGCCCTGATGACCGAATATCGCCGCCTTGCTGGCGAAGGTCGGATCGAATTCGTAACCTTCCACCAATCCATGTCTTACGAGGAGTTCGTCGAAGGATTGCGGCCTGATACCGGCGAAGACAACGATCTCGCAATAACTGAAAGTGGCACGGGCTTCCGCCTGAAGCCTTACGACGGCGTCTTCAAGCGCATCAGCGAGCGAGCCCGGCTAGATGCAGGGCAGGAGAACACACCGGGACGGCTGGACCGCTCTGCTCGGGTATTCAAGGTGGCTTTGGGCCGGCGGCATACCCAAGAGGACCGGGTACGTTTCGGTCTGGAGACTGGCCTAATCCATGTTGGCTGGGGCGGAGATATCGACTGGTCCGACGAGCGCTACGATGAGCTCAGCGAAATTCTAGCCGAGTGGCGGGCTCGAAAGGAGCCTGAAGCGAACGGGCACAACGGCAATGTGGTGATCACTTGGTCGTTCCGATCAGACATGCAGGTGGGAGACTACGTCGTCGTCTCGGATGGCCGCGACCGGATCCGGGCGTTCGGCAGAGTGACCGGCGAGTACTTCTATGAGGCGGATGCTTCATTTCATCCCCACCGCCGAGGTGTGGAGTGGATTTGGCATGACAAGGCGGGGATCGAGCGGAGCCGCATTTATCCGAACCCATTCAGACAACATTCGGTCTACAAACTGGACCAGTCGCTCGTAGACTGGGACGAGCTTGAGACGCTTGTTCCGGAAATCAAGGCGCCTTCTGTCGGCCAAGGCGCGCGCGACCACGTCTTGATCATCGACGAGGTGAACCGCGCCAACATCTCAAAGGTCTTCGGCGAGCTGATAACCCTGCTGGAGCCAGACAAGCGCCTGGGAGTGACAAATGAAATTCGGCTGACGCTGCCTTATTCCAAGAAGTCCTTCGGCGTGCCCGCAAACCTTCACATCATCGGCACGATGAATACCGCGGACCGATCCATCGCGCTGTTGGATACCGCGCTGCGCCGCCGTTTCACGTTTCGCGAGTTGATGCCGGACCCGACTGTGCTGGCTGCTAATGTTGAAGGTATCAACCTGCAGAAGCTGCTACGCACAATCAACGAGCGGATCGAGTATCTCTTCGATCGCGAGCATCAGATCGGTCATGCCTATTTCACCGGCTGCGCAACACGGGACGATGTCGAGGCCGTCATGCGCCACAAGGTCATCCCCCTGTTGGCCGAGTACTTCTATGAAGACTGGTCTAAAGTTGCTGCCGTTCTTGGCGATACGAAGCAGGACAAGCCACGCTTCCTCGTGCGCGAGGACATGACTGCGCCCGAAGGGATGGAAAGCGACTCGTTCGCCGGTCCCCGGCAACGCTGGCGCGTCAAGGCGGAGCGGGACAGCAGTGGACACGGAGGTTTCGACTTCGCTGAGTTCGAAGCCTGA
- the istA gene encoding IS21 family transposase gives MELYLRVRQACAAGMSQRQAAKAFNISRDTVAKMMTFSVPPGYRRTAEVRRPKLDPFVPIIEGWLEADRSMPRKQRHTAKRVFDRLRDECEFTGGYTIIKDYIRERERRGQEVFVPLAHPPGHAQADFGEAMVRIGGVEQKAHFFVLDLPHSDACYVRAYPAAVAEAWVDGHIHAFAFFGAVPQSIVYDNDRCLVAKILPDGTRKRAVLFSGFLSHYLIRDRYGRPGKGNDKGNVEGLVGYCRRNFMVPLPEFPTWEAFNLWLEEQCRKRQQDVLRGESETIGERLQRDLAEMRSLPASPFDACDQDTGRVSSQCLVRYKTNDYSVPVAYGHQDVWIRAYVHDVVIGCRGEVIAHHPRCWDREEFIFDPIHYLPLLEQKINALDQAAPLHGWELPEEFATLRRLMEARMNRHGRREYVQVLRLLETFDLADLHAAVKQALQMGAIGFDAVKHLLLCRVERRPARLDLDCYPYLPKATVEKTKAGSYMRLLSGNAEDAA, from the coding sequence GTGGAACTATATCTCAGGGTTCGCCAGGCCTGCGCGGCGGGCATGAGCCAGCGTCAGGCGGCGAAGGCCTTCAACATCTCCCGTGATACGGTTGCGAAGATGATGACGTTCTCGGTGCCGCCGGGCTACCGGCGGACGGCCGAGGTCAGGCGGCCGAAGCTTGATCCTTTCGTCCCGATCATCGAGGGCTGGCTTGAGGCGGATCGCTCCATGCCACGCAAGCAGCGGCACACCGCGAAGCGGGTGTTCGACCGGCTGCGTGACGAATGCGAGTTCACCGGCGGCTACACGATCATCAAGGATTACATCCGGGAGCGGGAACGGCGGGGCCAGGAAGTGTTCGTGCCGCTGGCGCATCCTCCGGGCCATGCGCAGGCCGACTTCGGCGAGGCGATGGTCAGGATTGGCGGTGTCGAGCAAAAGGCGCATTTCTTCGTGCTGGACCTGCCGCATAGCGACGCCTGTTACGTCCGCGCCTATCCGGCGGCTGTGGCCGAGGCTTGGGTGGATGGCCATATCCACGCCTTTGCCTTCTTTGGGGCGGTCCCCCAGTCGATTGTCTATGACAATGACAGATGCCTGGTGGCGAAGATCCTGCCCGATGGCACCCGTAAGCGGGCCGTCCTGTTCAGCGGCTTTCTGTCGCATTACCTGATCCGGGACCGCTACGGCCGTCCTGGCAAAGGGAACGACAAGGGGAATGTCGAAGGGTTGGTGGGCTATTGCCGCCGCAACTTCATGGTGCCGCTCCCCGAGTTCCCGACGTGGGAGGCGTTCAACCTTTGGCTGGAAGAGCAATGCCGCAAGCGCCAGCAGGATGTCCTGCGCGGCGAAAGCGAAACAATCGGCGAGCGGTTGCAACGCGATCTGGCAGAGATGCGATCCTTGCCTGCGTCACCCTTTGACGCCTGCGACCAAGACACCGGCCGCGTCTCGTCCCAGTGTCTGGTGCGCTACAAGACCAACGACTACTCGGTGCCGGTTGCTTATGGTCATCAGGATGTCTGGATCCGGGCTTATGTCCACGACGTGGTGATCGGCTGTCGGGGCGAGGTCATTGCCCACCATCCCCGGTGCTGGGACCGCGAAGAATTCATCTTCGATCCGATCCACTACCTGCCGCTGCTGGAGCAAAAGATCAACGCACTCGACCAGGCCGCGCCGTTGCACGGCTGGGAGCTTCCCGAGGAATTCGCCACGTTGCGCCGTCTGATGGAAGCCCGCATGAACCGGCATGGCCGACGCGAATACGTCCAGGTCCTGCGGTTGCTGGAAACTTTCGACCTGGCTGATCTGCATGCCGCGGTGAAGCAGGCGCTTCAGATGGGCGCGATTGGCTTTGACGCCGTAAAGCACCTGCTGCTTTGTCGTGTAGAACGCCGTCCGGCCCGACTGGACCTGGACTGCTATCCCTATCTGCCCAAGGCCACGGTCGAGAAGACCAAGGCCGGTTCCTACATGCGGCTGTTGTCAGGCAATGCGGAGGACGCGGCATGA